A genomic region of Candidatus Aramenus sp. CH1 contains the following coding sequences:
- a CDS encoding MFS transporter has translation MPEEYDLKYARRALLILAPIAIAVMYTEGMLIPSLPTIAQDFNVNSATVSWVLTAYLISGVVANPILGKLGDIYGKKRILVYVMVLYTVAVSLNGFAPNFPLFVLFRTIQGIGLGMFPLAFSLIREEFPPNLVPRAQGIVSAMFGIGSAISLPIGGTVAQDIGWQYNYHLVIPFVVLLTFLTYKYVRESRYVNPNTKIDFVGTGLLGASLALMTLAFSEAPTWGWTSPDFAITMGLGLALFVAFTAYETRIQYPLISLGLLREKNVFAANLAAFVAGFGIFMAYQAITYLLELPNPTGFGLDILSTGITMLPVALTQMVGALFASRLIVNSGTKFVIVLSSLFLGAFYLVLSFASGGGSSMGLATLEVLASLATLGAAMLNVVLINILTFSVERRVLGVATGMNTVFRLMGGAFGPSIAGSLLSTYYTSIVIPVQMGEYQTYMVYQLPSDLAFQLTFLLSGIAGLMMAVIGDMTRDIRIKGIRINQ, from the coding sequence ATGCCCGAGGAGTATGACCTCAAGTACGCCCGTAGAGCCCTCCTTATCCTAGCCCCAATAGCCATTGCAGTAATGTACACTGAGGGAATGTTGATACCGTCGCTCCCTACCATAGCTCAAGACTTCAACGTAAACTCAGCTACAGTGAGTTGGGTGCTAACAGCGTACTTAATAAGCGGAGTAGTTGCCAACCCGATACTAGGTAAGTTGGGCGACATATACGGAAAAAAGAGGATCTTGGTCTATGTCATGGTTCTCTACACTGTGGCAGTCTCCCTTAACGGCTTTGCCCCCAACTTCCCGCTCTTCGTCTTGTTCAGGACGATACAAGGTATTGGGTTAGGGATGTTCCCATTAGCGTTTAGCCTTATTAGGGAGGAGTTTCCCCCAAACCTAGTGCCAAGGGCACAAGGAATAGTGAGCGCCATGTTCGGGATAGGCTCCGCAATAAGCCTGCCAATAGGAGGAACTGTGGCCCAAGACATAGGTTGGCAGTACAACTACCATTTAGTGATACCATTTGTAGTGCTATTGACTTTCCTAACGTACAAGTACGTAAGGGAGAGCAGGTACGTTAACCCAAACACCAAGATAGACTTCGTGGGCACCGGTCTGCTAGGCGCCTCGTTGGCCCTGATGACGTTGGCGTTCTCTGAGGCTCCCACGTGGGGCTGGACCTCACCTGACTTCGCGATTACCATGGGGCTTGGATTGGCCCTGTTCGTTGCCTTCACAGCTTACGAGACCAGGATACAGTATCCCTTGATATCCTTGGGGTTATTGAGGGAGAAAAACGTGTTTGCTGCAAACCTCGCCGCGTTTGTGGCGGGGTTCGGGATATTCATGGCTTATCAAGCAATAACATATCTGCTGGAATTGCCAAACCCCACTGGTTTTGGGCTGGACATCCTCAGTACTGGGATAACCATGTTGCCCGTTGCCCTAACGCAGATGGTAGGGGCGCTCTTTGCCTCGAGGCTCATAGTCAACTCGGGGACCAAGTTTGTAATAGTACTCTCCTCCCTTTTTCTGGGAGCGTTTTACTTGGTCCTCTCCTTTGCGTCTGGTGGCGGCAGTTCCATGGGGCTTGCCACCCTCGAGGTGTTGGCGTCTTTAGCAACCCTCGGAGCGGCGATGCTCAACGTTGTGCTCATAAACATTTTGACCTTCTCGGTGGAGAGAAGGGTACTTGGAGTGGCCACTGGGATGAATACCGTATTTAGGCTGATGGGTGGTGCCTTTGGCCCGTCAATTGCAGGCTCGTTGCTCTCCACATACTACACCAGTATTGTGATCCCTGTCCAGATGGGAGAATACCAGACGTACATGGTGTACCAGTTGCCCTCCGACCTAGCCTTCCAGTTGACCTTCCTGTTATCTGGGATCGCTGGATTGATGATGGCAGTTATAGGGGATATGACTAGGGACATAAGGATCAAGGGCATAAGGATAAACCAGTGA
- the bluB gene encoding 5,6-dimethylbenzimidazole synthase, with protein sequence MDIYEVIKKRRDVRSYYRKDPIPDEVLAKVLYSAHLAPSVGYSQPWNFIVIRDVETRKKVKALVEKERERFREMLPEDRKKVFDKIKVEAILDTPLNLAVTCDPTRFGPVVLGRTTMPELCQYSTVLAIENLWLSATAEGIGVGWVSFFRKEDVKEILGIPKHVELVAYLTMGYITEFRDKPELEEKGWLTRIPLEELVFQERWGQGAENGIVEGIRRAREFFNGL encoded by the coding sequence ATGGACATCTACGAGGTCATCAAGAAGAGAAGGGACGTAAGGAGCTATTACAGGAAAGACCCAATACCGGACGAAGTTCTGGCTAAGGTCTTGTACTCGGCCCACTTGGCTCCGTCAGTCGGTTACTCACAGCCATGGAACTTTATCGTGATTAGGGACGTGGAGACCAGAAAAAAGGTGAAGGCGTTGGTGGAAAAGGAGAGGGAGAGGTTCAGGGAGATGCTCCCTGAGGACAGGAAGAAGGTGTTCGACAAGATAAAAGTTGAGGCCATACTGGACACTCCCTTAAACTTGGCAGTAACGTGCGACCCAACGAGGTTCGGGCCCGTAGTTCTGGGGAGAACGACAATGCCAGAGCTCTGCCAGTACAGTACTGTTCTAGCTATCGAGAACTTGTGGCTGTCTGCGACGGCTGAGGGCATAGGAGTAGGATGGGTAAGCTTCTTCAGAAAGGAAGACGTGAAGGAGATCCTGGGAATACCAAAGCACGTGGAGCTAGTGGCCTATTTGACCATGGGGTACATCACGGAGTTCCGCGACAAACCAGAACTGGAGGAGAAAGGGTGGCTTACGAGGATCCCCCTTGAGGAGCTTGTGTTCCAGGAGAGGTGGGGACAGGGTGCTGAAAATGGGATAGTGGAGGGCATAAGGAGGGCTAGGGAGTTCTTCAACGGGCTCTAG
- a CDS encoding MBL fold metallo-hydrolase, with protein MGSVSRLTITVLSDNFSSTIIPPLLGEWGFSAYVETEKVKVLYDVGNSGIPVLRNTEQLGIDLSKVDYIVLSHGHLDHTGGLANEELREKIRGKIVVAHPSIFERKFLNWRNKLEYIGIPLSKEEMEREFRLLPTREPLEIAEGVYFSGEVKNYGFPRYNKGLFKSSDDRLALDELRDDVALYVNVAGKGVVAITGCGHSGVLNIARHAIEVTKADKVHAIVGGLHLLSSTKEEVERVMASLNVEKIAPAHCSGNLAKVLAGERYLDAGVGTTLRF; from the coding sequence ATGGGCTCTGTTTCAAGGCTCACCATAACTGTGTTAAGCGACAATTTCTCCTCTACCATAATCCCGCCGTTGTTGGGGGAGTGGGGGTTCTCAGCATACGTCGAGACGGAGAAGGTGAAGGTGCTTTACGACGTCGGTAACTCCGGGATCCCCGTTCTGAGGAACACCGAACAGCTGGGAATAGACCTCTCGAAGGTGGACTACATAGTTCTCAGCCACGGCCACTTGGACCACACTGGGGGACTAGCAAACGAGGAGCTCAGGGAAAAGATAAGAGGAAAGATTGTAGTTGCACATCCCAGTATTTTCGAGAGGAAGTTCTTGAACTGGAGGAACAAGCTCGAGTACATAGGAATCCCCCTCTCTAAGGAGGAGATGGAAAGGGAGTTCAGACTACTCCCAACAAGGGAGCCACTGGAGATAGCGGAAGGCGTTTACTTCAGTGGAGAAGTGAAGAACTACGGCTTCCCCAGGTACAACAAGGGGCTTTTCAAGTCCAGCGACGACAGGCTTGCCCTTGACGAGCTCAGAGATGACGTAGCCCTTTACGTGAACGTAGCGGGAAAGGGAGTTGTGGCAATAACCGGCTGTGGACACTCGGGGGTCTTGAACATCGCCAGACACGCTATTGAGGTGACGAAGGCAGATAAGGTGCACGCTATTGTGGGTGGGCTCCACCTCCTTTCCTCAACTAAGGAAGAAGTAGAAAGGGTCATGGCCTCGCTTAACGTGGAGAAGATAGCCCCAGCACACTGCAGTGGGAACTTGGCGAAGGTACTGGCGGGCGAAAGGTACCTCGACGCAGGAGTGGGCACCACGCTGAGGTTCTAG